Proteins from a genomic interval of Neodiprion lecontei isolate iyNeoLeco1 chromosome 2, iyNeoLeco1.1, whole genome shotgun sequence:
- the LOC107224416 gene encoding uncharacterized protein LOC107224416 — translation MSSCWHRLSWTQQISVMTITDPRFVCALLLVFVAALSTATPLPLSLPHLNQSSSTTVQSLLAAQNSSNSTENDLYVIKAVVYEIGILTDADNSTNDTTERHEEVNLSFYDPPHENNGLLDLSGIPLPQVVASKTNTEE, via the exons ATGTCGAGTTGTTGGCATCGACTCAGTTGGACCCAGCAAATTTCCGTTATGACGATTACCGATCCACGTTTCGTCTGTGCTCTCCTTCTCGTTTTCGTGGCTGCATTGTCAACTGCAACTCCGCTTCCGCTCTCGCTGCCTCACCTGAATCAATCCTCTTCTACGACGGTCCAGTCTTTGCTTGCGGCTCAaaactcatcaaattccaCGGAAAATGATTT GTACGTGATAAAGGCCGTTGTATACGAAATAGGAATATTAACCGACGCCGACAATTCCACGAATGATACGACGGAAAG ACACGAAGAGGTTAATCTATCTTTCTACGATCCTCCTCACGAAAATAACGGGCTTTTGGATCTCAGTGGAATCCCGTTGCCCCAAGTGGTCGCATCGAAGACCAATACGGAAGAATGA